Genomic DNA from Brenneria izadpanahii:
CCACGCCGGGAGGAAGCGCGACGCCATCCAGATGGCTGGCGAGATCGCTTTCGGAACGGCCAAAGGTGGTTAAACGCAAGCATAGCGGCGGTTCATCGATAGTAAAGCGATCGCGCAAGCGCGGCATGATTTGCTGATCCACCATGACTTTGAATTCGGAAGGCACGCCCGGAGTAAAAAACATCAGGCATTTGTTTAATTGCAGTGCAAAACCGCAGGCGGTGCCCACCGGGTTATCAACCAATTCCGCGCTGGCGGGGAGCAGCGCCTGCTTACGGTTGTTCGGCGACATAACGCGGCCGCGCTCTGCGAAGAAAGCCTCCATGCGTTCAAGCCATTCCGTATGTTCCACCAGCGCTTCCCCCGCCGCGGTCGCGGCGGCCAACGAGCTGAGGTCGTCGCTGGTCGGCCCCAATCCGCCGTTAACAATCAGAATATCCGCGACCTGGCTGCGCTGGTTCAGCGCCGATACCAAAGCATCGAGATCGTCTCCCACCGTCATGCGGCTTGCCATCGGCAATCCCTGATGGAACAGGTAATCCGCCAGCCAGGCCGCATTGGTATCAATAATCTGACCATGCAGAACTTCATCACCGGTACATAACATCTCGACCCTAAGCATTTTTCACTCCTAATGTTGTTCTACAGCCGCGGGAAATCCAGCTGATAAACAATGATTTTTTCTTGTTCCTATTACAATACGACTCGACGGCGGATAATGGATCCAACATTTGTAAAAATATAAGAGATGCAAAACGGGCGCGAATTATCGCGCCCGTTTTTGACGTCACCGCGACCGCGCAGTAATTAGAAATTCAAACCTACGCCGATATAGGCGGAATCGGCCAATTTGTTGTCTGAACGACCGCTCTCGCCCGCCAGATTGATATAACGATAGCCCACATCCACATTCAGCGGGCCAACAACCTGCCAGCGGACGCCGGCCTTGCCTTCGACGTAGTGATCTACGTGGCTGGAGAAGGCGTCAGGAGAGTAATAACCTTCGCCGTATAGCGAGAAATAACGGTTGATCGGCCACTGCACGCCGCCGCCCAGCGCCAGCGCATGGCCGTCTGAACCGTGATCCTGGTTCAAATACAGCGCCTTACCGCCGAGCGTCACTTTCAACGGGCCGGCAGGGATCGTGTAGCCCAGACCAAAACCGTAAACATCGTTATTGCTGTCGCCGTGAGCGTAGCTCACATTACCCGACAATCCAGGAACCAGCAGGCCAAAACCGACATTCGCCCCCGCATAATCACGCCCAGCTTCCCCGGAGATGCCGATGGCGTACACAGAGGATGCCGCGAACAGCAAACTTCCTGCACAAGCAATCACAAACTTTTTCATTTTTAATATCCTTCAAAGCAGTTATTAAACGCGCGTGCAAAAACAAGTTGATATCGTCGCCGATTCTACGCGAATCGCACAGGTACTCCAGCGTAACGTTGTCCTAAAGTGTCATTTTTCCCTTCGGAAGCGCCGCAAATAGCCAGGGTAAAAAGATAAGCGCCATCATTTGCCTAAAAACCACATAATGACTAATAGTATTAGGGGCAACTCAAATACTCATAGCGATAATATAAGGAAAAGATGATGAGCAAAAAAAAGCTGACGACCGTTGCCGGTTCGCCCGTGGTTGATAATAACAATGTAGTCACCGCCGGTCCGCGTGGTCCTATGTTATTGCAAGATGTATGGTTTTTGGAAAAACTGGCGCATTTCGATCGTGAGGTGATTCCGGAACGACGGATGCATGCCAAAGGCTCCGGCGCTTACGGCACCTTCACCGTAACCCACGATATCACCCGTTACACCCGAGCTAAAATTTTCTCCGAAGTAGGCAAAAAAACCGACATGTTCGTACGTTTCTCCACGGTGGCCGGCGAACGCGGCGGCGCCGATGCTGAGCGCGATATCCGCGGTTTCGCCATGAAATTCTATACCGAAGAGGGCAACTGGGATCTGGTCGGTAACAACACGCCGGTATTCTATTTACGCGATCCGCTGAAATTTCCCGATCTCAACCATGTGGTCAAACGCGATCCGCGCACCAACCTGCGCAATCCGGTTTATAAATGGGACTTCTTCTCACAGCTGCCGGAAGCCCTGCACCAGTTGACGATCGATTTCAGCGATCGGGGCTTACCCAAATCCTACCGCCACATTCATGGCTTTGGCAGTCACACTTACAGCTTTATCAATGACGCCAACGAACGTTTCTGGGTGAAATTCCATTTCCGCTGCCAGCAGGGCATCGAAAATCTGATGGACGACGAAGCGGAAGCGCTGATTGGCAAAGATCGTGAAAGTTCACAGCGCGATCTGTTCAACGCGATTGAAAACGGCGATTTCCCGCGCTGGAATCTGCAGATACAGATTATGCCGGAAGCCGAAGCCGCTCAGGTTCCCTATAATCCGTTCGATCTGACCAAGGTTTGGCCGCACGGCGATTACCCGCTGATTGATGTCGGTTTTTTCGAACTGAACCGTAATCCGGGCAACTACTTTTCCGACGTAGAGCAGGCCGCGTTTAACCCGGCGCACACCGTACCGGGCATCAGCTTCTCGCCGGATAAAATGTTGCAGGGCCGCCTGTTCTCCTATGGCGATGCGGAACGCTACCGTCTGGGCGTGAACCATCACCAGATCCCGGTGAATGCGCCCAAATGTCCGTTCCATAACTATCACCGCGACGGCGCCATGCGTATCGACGGCAACAGCGGCAACGGCGCGACCTATGAGCCGAACAGCTTTGGCGTATTTCAGGAACAGCCGAATTTCAGCGAGCCGCCGTTAACGCTGGAAGGCGCGGCCGATCACTGGAATCACCGTGCAGACGATGACTACTACAGCCAGCCTCGCGCGCTGTTTAATCTGCTGAGTGAAGAAGAGCACCAGCGTATGTTCCAGCGTATCGCCGGTGAACTGTCGCAGGTGCCGGAGTTTATCCAGGAACGCCAGATCGCGCTGTTCAACAAGGTCGATCCCGCCTATGGCGCCGGGGTTAAGAAAGCGCTGGAAGCCGTTGGGAAATAACCAAATAGGTGAGAGCGCGTTTCAAAACTCGCGTTGCCCTTAACTACCTCCCCTTTGCAGGGGAGGAGCAACTACGCGCCCTTCCCTGCAAAGGGGGATGGAGCAGAATCGGAACCACAAAGCCGCTCATCAAACCAACGGGAATACACGCCTCAGCCTTTCTGCTGATTGCTTTTACTATCAACCCACGCCTGCACCTGGCGGCGAGAGATTTTAATTCCGTTGTTTTTCAGTTCCGCCGCTAGATGATAATAGGCCACCGGACGCTGAAATCCCGCTAACTGGGGCGACAGCCAATTGCGAAGATCGTCCAGCGTCGCCGCCCCGGTGATTTCAACCACCGCCGCCGGACGCTGACCGAACTCCGCGTCATCAACCGGCACCACGCAGGCCTGCTGAACATCCGGGTGTGTGAGCAGCAGCGATTCAATATTTTCCGGCTGAATGCCTTCGCCGCCGCTGAAAAACTGGTTATCCAGACGCCCCAGAATCCGCCATTCGCCATCAACGAAACATCCGCGATCGCGAGTATGGAACCATCCCTCATCATCAACTAGCGGAAAAAGCCGCCCATCCCGCCAGTAGCCCGACGCCAGCGTACTGCCGCGCAGCAGCACTTCCTCGCCCGCCAGCCGGATTTCCCGTCCGCGCAGCGGCACACCGACACCGGCCCGGCCATCGGCGCGTTTGGCGCACACC
This window encodes:
- a CDS encoding nicotinamide mononucleotide deamidase-related protein YfaY; this encodes MLRVEMLCTGDEVLHGQIIDTNAAWLADYLFHQGLPMASRMTVGDDLDALVSALNQRSQVADILIVNGGLGPTSDDLSSLAAATAAGEALVEHTEWLERMEAFFAERGRVMSPNNRKQALLPASAELVDNPVGTACGFALQLNKCLMFFTPGVPSEFKVMVDQQIMPRLRDRFTIDEPPLCLRLTTFGRSESDLASHLDGVALPPGVVLGYRSSVPVIELKLTGPASQQAAMEQLWEQVRTVAGENTVFEGTEGLPAQLARRLAERELQLAVSEDFTAGLLNWQLQSAGVPLAGGELLVNTDSQDLQRLADAARQTAESRQAALGLTISARVGDRLAIALHTPQGAFALAIQFNVSRYSLQTHQEVVAMLAMNMLRRWLNGWPVCSGHGWINVLETLD
- a CDS encoding YfaZ family outer membrane protein, which codes for MKKFVIACAGSLLFAASSVYAIGISGEAGRDYAGANVGFGLLVPGLSGNVSYAHGDSNNDVYGFGLGYTIPAGPLKVTLGGKALYLNQDHGSDGHALALGGGVQWPINRYFSLYGEGYYSPDAFSSHVDHYVEGKAGVRWQVVGPLNVDVGYRYINLAGESGRSDNKLADSAYIGVGLNF
- the katA gene encoding catalase, which translates into the protein MSKKKLTTVAGSPVVDNNNVVTAGPRGPMLLQDVWFLEKLAHFDREVIPERRMHAKGSGAYGTFTVTHDITRYTRAKIFSEVGKKTDMFVRFSTVAGERGGADAERDIRGFAMKFYTEEGNWDLVGNNTPVFYLRDPLKFPDLNHVVKRDPRTNLRNPVYKWDFFSQLPEALHQLTIDFSDRGLPKSYRHIHGFGSHTYSFINDANERFWVKFHFRCQQGIENLMDDEAEALIGKDRESSQRDLFNAIENGDFPRWNLQIQIMPEAEAAQVPYNPFDLTKVWPHGDYPLIDVGFFELNRNPGNYFSDVEQAAFNPAHTVPGISFSPDKMLQGRLFSYGDAERYRLGVNHHQIPVNAPKCPFHNYHRDGAMRIDGNSGNGATYEPNSFGVFQEQPNFSEPPLTLEGAADHWNHRADDDYYSQPRALFNLLSEEEHQRMFQRIAGELSQVPEFIQERQIALFNKVDPAYGAGVKKALEAVGK